From a single Nicotiana tomentosiformis chromosome 2, ASM39032v3, whole genome shotgun sequence genomic region:
- the LOC104089051 gene encoding serine carboxypeptidase-like translates to MASSFSFLFLALFLLFLSSPALSSNNDDEFVLSSTKFPVPMAEKLINQLNLFPKHDINKVEPGKSVATTEQRLFEKKFNLSYLGDSGATVQDLGHHAGYYSLPHTKDARMFYFFFESRSSQNDPVVIWLTGGPGCSSELAVFYENGPFNIADNMSLVWNDFGWDKVSNLIYVDQPTGTGFSYSSDEDDIRHDERGVSSDLYDFLQAFFKAHPQYEKNDFYITGESYAGHYIPAFASRVHQGNKNKEGIQINLKGFAIGNGLTNPEIQYKAYTDYALDMRLIKKADYNAIDKSYPKCQQAIRLCGTDGGSACMAAYLVCTSIFNKIMDVVGDKNYYDVRKTCDGDLCYDFSKMETLLNDEQVKHALGVGGIDFVSCSSTVYQAMQLDWMRNLEAGIPPLLEDGIKLLVYAGEYDLICNWLGNSRWVHAMEWSGQKDFGAARSVPFTVDGEEKGIQKNHGPLTFLKVHDAGHMVPMDQPKAALEMLQRWMQGKLSKEGHFAHM, encoded by the exons ATGGCATCCTctttctcttttctctttcttgctttatttcttctttttctttcttctcctgCTCTTTCGTCCAATAATGACGATGAGTTTGTCCTATCTTCTACTAAATTCCCTGTACCAATGGCAGAAAAACTCATCAATCAGCTTAACTTATTCCCTAAGCATGATATCAATAAGGTTGAACCAGGGAAATCTGTAGCAACCACTGAGCAAAGACTCTTTGAGAAGAAATTCAATTTATCTTATCTTGGTGATTCTGGAGCCACTGTTCAAGACTTGGGTCACCATGCCGGATATTATAGTCTTCCACATACTAAAGATGCAAG GATGTTTTATTTCTTCTTTGAATCAAGAAGCAGCCAGAATGATCCAGTTGTTATATGGCTAACAGGAGGGCCAGGATGTAGCAGTGAACTGGCTGTGTTTTATGAAAATGGACCTTTCAATATAGCAGACAATATGTCACTTGTCTGGAATGATTTCGGCTGGGACAAG GTCTCAAACCTAATATATGTGGATCAGCCAACTGGAACTGGTTTCAGTTATAGTTCTGACGAGGATGACATTCGTCACGACGAAAGGGGTGTAAGCAGTGATCTTTATGACTTCTTGCAG GCCTTCTTCAAGGCACATCCACAGTACGAAAAGAATGATTTCTACATCACTGGAGAATCATATGCTGGGCATTACATTCCAGCATTTGCTTCTCGGGTTCATCAAGGTAACAAGAACAAAGAAGGAATTCAGATAAACCTTAAG GGGTTTGCTATTGGTAATGGACTCACTAATCCAGAAATTCAGTACAAAGCCTACACTGACTATGCATTGGATATGAGATTGATCAAAAAAGCTGATTACAATGCCATAGACAAGTCATACCCAAAATGTCAACAGGCTATTAGGCTTTGTG GAACTGATGGTGGAAGTGCATGCATGGCTGCTTATCTTGTTTGCACAAGCATCTTCAACAAAATTATGGATGTTGTGGGTGACAAAAAT TACTATGATGTCAGGAAGACTTGTGATGGTGACCTCTGCTACGACTTCTCCAAGATGGAAACTCTCCTCAACGATGAACAAGTTAAGCATGCCCTTGGTGTCGGGGGTATTGATTTCGTTTCGTGCAGTTCTACAGTTTACCAGGCAATGCAGTTGGATTGGATGAGGAATCTTGAAGCTGGTATTCCTCCACTTCTTGAGGATGGCATCAAGCTACTTGTCTATGCCGGGGAATATGACCTTATCTGCAATTGGCTTG GGAACTCGAGATGGGTGCATGCAATGGAATGGTCTGGGCAGAAAGACTTTGGGGCAGCCCGATCCGTACCCTTTACAGTAGATGGTGAAGAGAAAGGAATTCAAAAGAACCATGGGCCTCTGACTTTCCTCAAGGTCCATGATGCAGGTCACATGGTTCCAATGGATCAACCTAAGGCAGCACTGGAAATGCTCCAGAGGTGGATGCAAGGGAAATTGTCCAAGGAAGGTCACTTTGCTCATATGTAA